CACGGACGCTCGAACGCGAGCGCGTCTACGCCGGTCTTCACGTCGACGTACCGCGGTTCCCCGTCGTGGTAGACGAACGTTCCCCGGAACCGGTCCCCGTCGAGCACCGCCGGGAGCCACTCGCGGTCGGTCGACCACATCTCCCCCGTCGGGAGGTCGTCGACTGGCGCCCACACCGGGACGGCCTCCTCGCTCTCGGTCGGCGTGCCGTCGTACGCGGTCCCGCGGAACACGTGGACGACGGCCGACCAGTCGTCGGCCCAGTAGGCGAACGCGCCCGCGGGTTCCGGGTCGCTGACGCGGATGCCGAGCTCCTCGCGCACCTCGCGGACGGCGCACTCGCGGGGCGTCTCCTCGCCCTCCAGTTTGCCGCCCGGGCCGACCAGCTTGCCGGCGCCGACGCCGCGCTGCTTGCGTATCAGGAGCGTCCGGTCGCCGTCGACGACGTGACACAGCGTCGCCTCGGGAAGCGCCCCGCGGGCGGCCGCCGGCGTCAGCGCCGCGGGCGTCGCGCCCCTCACGGCTCCCCTC
This genomic stretch from Halobaculum roseum harbors:
- a CDS encoding 8-oxo-dGTP diphosphatase yields the protein MRGATPAALTPAAARGALPEATLCHVVDGDRTLLIRKQRGVGAGKLVGPGGKLEGEETPRECAVREVREELGIRVSDPEPAGAFAYWADDWSAVVHVFRGTAYDGTPTESEEAVPVWAPVDDLPTGEMWSTDREWLPAVLDGDRFRGTFVYHDGEPRYVDVKTGVDALAFERP